In the Kaistella sp. 97-N-M2 genome, one interval contains:
- the lgt gene encoding prolipoprotein diacylglyceryl transferase, with translation MLTLLYTTWDPSTGIHLGPITLHYYSLMFIFAFGLGYFLMTKIYKIDGVNEKYVEPLFTWTLVGTILGARLGHVIFYQPELFKEDFWSVFLPIRTKPTFEFTGFSGLASHGATIALIFTTLYYAYKIIRKNPFWVYDRIGIPVALGGAFVRIGNFFNSEIIGKAAPENSPFAVLFPQQSSEYGPIVPRYPTQLFEAAGYFLLFVLLWILYRYTKKKYQQGWLFGLFFIILWAVRFFVEFLKEPQGDEFIHFAGLNTGQVLSIPFMLAGFVIMWTSKNRMITEEENEKPD, from the coding sequence ATGCTGACATTATTATACACGACCTGGGATCCGTCCACCGGAATACATTTAGGACCCATCACCCTGCATTATTACAGTTTGATGTTTATTTTCGCCTTCGGCCTGGGCTATTTTTTAATGACAAAAATTTACAAAATTGATGGCGTTAACGAAAAATATGTTGAACCGCTTTTCACCTGGACTTTGGTCGGAACCATTTTGGGTGCGCGCTTAGGCCACGTCATTTTTTATCAGCCCGAATTGTTCAAAGAAGATTTCTGGTCCGTATTTTTACCGATCCGCACAAAGCCAACTTTCGAGTTCACCGGCTTTTCCGGCCTGGCGAGTCACGGCGCGACCATCGCGTTGATTTTTACGACGCTTTATTACGCTTATAAAATCATCCGCAAAAATCCTTTTTGGGTGTACGACAGAATCGGGATTCCGGTTGCCCTGGGCGGTGCGTTTGTTAGAATCGGGAATTTTTTCAATTCAGAAATCATCGGAAAAGCCGCGCCGGAAAATTCACCGTTCGCCGTTTTGTTTCCGCAGCAAAGTTCAGAATACGGACCGATCGTTCCGCGCTATCCAACCCAGCTATTTGAAGCGGCGGGTTATTTTTTACTCTTCGTTTTGCTTTGGATCCTGTACCGATACACAAAAAAGAAATACCAACAGGGCTGGCTTTTCGGCTTGTTCTTTATTATTCTTTGGGCCGTGAGATTCTTTGTCGAATTTTTAAAGGAACCGCAGGGCGACGAATTCATTCACTTCGCCGGCTTAAATACAGGCCAGGTCCTCTCCATTCCTTTCATGCTTGCCGGGTTTGTAATTATGTGGACATCGAAAAACCGTATGATCACGGAAGAAGAAAACGAAAAACCGGACTAA
- the gcvT gene encoding glycine cleavage system aminomethyltransferase GcvT produces MNKTALYDKHVSLGAKMVPFAGFEMPVQYTGVTEEHFAVREKVGIFDVSHMGQFFVDGPAAKDLLQFIGTNNVDALENGKAQYTCLPNGKGGIVDDLIVYKMTDEKYFVVVNASNIEKDWNHISKYNEKFGAKLTNASEEMSLIAIQGPKATETLQKLTDINLSELAYYHFTVGKIAGVDDVIISNTGYTGSGGFEIYFKNENAVKIWEALTEAGEEFGLIPCGLASRDTLRLEKGFCLYGNDIDDTTSPLEAGLGWITKFEKDFVDKETLAKQKEEGITRKLVGFEMQEKAIPRHDYLVVDADGNAIGKVTSGTMSPMKKIGIGLAYVAKDHFKVGSDIFIQIRNKNIPAKIVKLPFV; encoded by the coding sequence ATGAATAAGACGGCTTTGTACGATAAACACGTGTCTTTGGGCGCGAAAATGGTGCCTTTTGCAGGTTTTGAAATGCCTGTGCAATACACTGGCGTAACCGAGGAGCATTTTGCGGTGCGCGAAAAAGTAGGAATTTTTGATGTTTCGCACATGGGTCAGTTTTTTGTGGACGGTCCTGCTGCAAAGGATCTGCTGCAATTTATAGGCACAAATAATGTGGACGCGCTGGAAAACGGAAAGGCGCAGTACACGTGTTTGCCGAATGGAAAAGGCGGGATTGTGGACGACCTTATTGTTTATAAAATGACCGACGAAAAATATTTTGTGGTGGTAAACGCCTCGAACATTGAGAAAGACTGGAATCACATTTCGAAATACAACGAAAAATTTGGCGCAAAACTGACGAACGCGTCTGAGGAAATGTCGCTGATCGCCATTCAGGGGCCAAAAGCTACAGAAACGCTGCAAAAACTAACCGATATTAACCTCTCCGAACTTGCGTACTATCATTTTACGGTGGGGAAAATCGCGGGCGTGGACGATGTGATTATTTCGAACACCGGGTATACGGGAAGTGGCGGTTTTGAGATCTATTTTAAAAACGAAAACGCCGTAAAAATCTGGGAAGCCTTAACGGAAGCCGGCGAAGAATTTGGCTTGATTCCCTGCGGATTAGCGTCCAGAGACACTTTGCGTTTGGAAAAAGGCTTCTGCCTGTACGGAAACGACATTGACGATACGACTTCGCCACTCGAAGCTGGTTTGGGTTGGATCACGAAATTCGAGAAGGATTTTGTGGACAAAGAAACGCTAGCGAAACAAAAAGAAGAAGGCATTACGCGAAAATTAGTCGGTTTCGAAATGCAGGAAAAAGCCATCCCGCGCCACGATTACCTTGTCGTCGATGCAGACGGCAACGCAATTGGGAAAGTTACTTCGGGAACGATGAGTCCGATGAAAAAGATCGGGATCGGTTTGGCGTATGTTGCAAAAGACCATTTCAAAGTGGGTTCGGATATTTTTATCCAGATCCGAAACAAAAATATTCCGGCAAAAATCGTGAAGTTGCCGTTTGTTTAA
- a CDS encoding acyl-CoA thioesterase produces MMQNKTTFQFISEPSDVNYGGNVHGGSVMKWIDQAGYACASSWSSSYCVTVYVGGIRFYSPIKIGHIVKVEAQVIYTGRTSMHIAINVFSRNIKRKEFEKKRTALLYLSRWMTKAIPWKSRNLFQQRSRISKWNNMP; encoded by the coding sequence ATGATGCAAAATAAAACAACTTTTCAGTTTATATCGGAACCCAGCGACGTTAATTACGGCGGAAATGTTCATGGCGGAAGTGTAATGAAATGGATCGACCAGGCCGGTTACGCGTGTGCAAGTTCCTGGAGTTCGAGTTACTGCGTGACGGTTTATGTGGGTGGAATCCGGTTTTATTCGCCCATCAAAATTGGCCACATCGTGAAGGTGGAAGCGCAGGTAATCTACACGGGAAGAACGAGCATGCATATCGCCATCAACGTTTTTTCGCGAAACATCAAGCGGAAGGAATTCGAAAAAAAACGCACTGCATTATTGTATTTGTCGCGGTGGATGACGAAGGCAATTCCGTGGAAGTCCCGAAATTTGTTCCAACAACGGAGCAGGATCTCCAAATGGAACAATATGCCGTGA
- a CDS encoding T9SS-dependent choice-of-anchor J family protein has translation MKRKILSLAALALMIQFQAQIFSSGFENNNGTPLSAYTTINADGNTVAEWAPVQEFNTEAWIQFYDGYDNKIAFSTSSYDPAGTSNDWLITPSITVPSDGTPTLYWKAKSYDFDFTDSYDIKVSETNNQVGSFTTTVLSVDGEQAYEYNSRSLDLSAYKGKTIYLAFVNNTTDGYFLALDDLYLSNSANCIMPDLSGFTATNLTDKSFTAAWTSTAGITNYDLGLTDFVTPVSSNGIQTATTKNFDNLQPGTRYQFFLKNADCGSGWAGPKSVFTAAILPYSYDFEYTAENYGEYDSDGWTSGTWINGSGAAQNGDGYVFNNTSKTYAKNDWIFSYPIKLLANETVEIKYFAEMSSASASPATLKVSVADAPEKDAITQELSSNQISGNTYTEYTSTFTASAEGVYYFGFGNVTPPVENNSALRIDNIRFSKTGLAVSDVSKNQIKVYPNPVKDLLKISSAEKVEKLEVYSMEGKLLKSVVNTNSIDFSQNAKGVYLLKIQTKSGVSTQKIIK, from the coding sequence ATGAAACGAAAAATTCTATCTCTTGCGGCTTTGGCGCTGATGATTCAGTTCCAGGCCCAGATTTTCAGCAGCGGTTTTGAAAACAATAACGGAACTCCGCTTTCCGCTTACACCACCATCAATGCGGACGGAAACACGGTTGCAGAATGGGCGCCCGTTCAGGAGTTCAACACCGAAGCCTGGATTCAGTTTTATGATGGTTACGACAATAAAATCGCTTTCAGCACCTCTTCGTACGATCCGGCCGGAACGTCGAACGACTGGCTCATCACGCCGTCGATTACGGTACCAAGCGACGGCACTCCGACTTTATACTGGAAGGCAAAGTCTTATGATTTTGATTTTACAGATTCTTATGACATCAAAGTTTCCGAAACCAACAACCAGGTGGGAAGCTTCACTACCACGGTGTTGAGCGTTGACGGAGAACAGGCTTACGAGTATAATTCGCGAAGTCTGGATTTGTCTGCATATAAAGGAAAAACCATCTATCTGGCATTTGTTAACAATACAACGGACGGTTATTTTTTGGCGCTGGATGATCTCTACCTGAGCAACTCCGCGAACTGCATAATGCCCGATCTTTCAGGTTTCACTGCGACCAATTTAACGGATAAAAGTTTTACGGCCGCCTGGACTTCGACCGCCGGAATCACAAATTACGATTTGGGACTGACGGATTTTGTGACGCCGGTTTCTTCGAATGGCATTCAGACTGCGACGACGAAAAACTTTGATAACCTCCAGCCCGGCACGCGCTATCAGTTTTTTCTGAAAAATGCAGACTGTGGCTCGGGTTGGGCAGGCCCGAAATCTGTTTTTACGGCGGCAATTCTTCCCTATTCTTATGATTTTGAATACACGGCCGAAAACTATGGCGAATACGATTCGGATGGCTGGACTTCCGGCACGTGGATTAACGGAAGCGGCGCGGCGCAGAACGGCGACGGTTATGTTTTTAACAACACGAGCAAAACCTACGCAAAAAACGACTGGATTTTCTCCTATCCCATTAAATTGTTGGCGAACGAAACGGTAGAAATTAAATATTTTGCCGAAATGAGCAGCGCAAGCGCCTCGCCCGCAACCCTGAAAGTGAGTGTGGCCGATGCGCCGGAAAAAGATGCCATCACGCAGGAGTTAAGTTCAAACCAAATCAGTGGCAACACGTATACCGAATATACTTCGACCTTTACGGCCTCGGCGGAAGGTGTTTATTATTTTGGTTTCGGAAATGTGACGCCTCCGGTGGAAAATAATTCGGCATTAAGAATCGATAATATTCGTTTTTCTAAAACCGGTTTGGCGGTTTCTGATGTGTCAAAAAATCAGATCAAAGTCTATCCGAATCCGGTGAAAGATCTATTGAAAATCAGCTCTGCCGAAAAAGTAGAAAAATTAGAAGTGTACAGCATGGAGGGAAAATTGTTGAAATCTGTGGTGAACACGAACAGCATCGATTTCTCTCAAAATGCAAAAGGCGTTTATCTTTTAAAAATTCAAACAAAATCCGGAGTTTCGACGCAGAAAATTATTAAATAA
- the idi gene encoding isopentenyl-diphosphate Delta-isomerase — protein MEEQVVLVSENDEILGLMEKMQAHENGMLHRAFSVFLFNEKGEMLLQKRAATKYHSPNQWTNAVCSHPRSNETYLEGAKRRMKEELGIEAELSPKFHFIYKADVGQNLWEHELDHVFTGDFDGEFEMNPEEVSDVRYITMENLEKEMLENPEHFTEWFKIILKEYKEHL, from the coding sequence ATGGAAGAACAGGTAGTTTTAGTCTCAGAAAACGACGAAATCCTCGGCTTGATGGAAAAAATGCAGGCGCACGAAAACGGAATGCTTCACCGCGCTTTCTCGGTTTTCCTGTTTAATGAAAAGGGCGAAATGCTTTTGCAGAAACGCGCCGCCACCAAATACCATTCTCCCAATCAATGGACGAACGCCGTTTGTTCACACCCAAGAAGCAACGAAACCTATCTGGAAGGCGCAAAACGCCGCATGAAAGAAGAACTCGGCATCGAAGCGGAATTAAGCCCGAAATTTCATTTTATTTATAAAGCAGACGTGGGACAAAACTTGTGGGAACACGAGCTGGATCACGTATTTACGGGAGATTTCGACGGCGAGTTTGAGATGAACCCGGAGGAAGTTTCCGACGTGCGGTATATTACGATGGAAAATCTGGAAAAAGAAATGCTGGAAAATCCGGAACATTTTACAGAATGGTTTAAGATAATTTTGAAGGAATATAAGGAGCATTTGTGA
- a CDS encoding arsenate reductase family protein has product MQKVFYLKTCGTCTKILNRFDLSDWTLREIKSQPVTPDELTEMYALTNSYEVLFSRRSTQIKAQDIDVKSLKENDFKKLLLNHYSFLKRPVFLADKQIFIGNEKQNLENLENFFAP; this is encoded by the coding sequence ATGCAAAAAGTATTTTACCTCAAAACCTGCGGAACCTGTACCAAAATTCTTAACCGTTTCGATCTTTCCGACTGGACGCTGCGGGAAATAAAATCGCAACCGGTCACGCCGGACGAACTCACGGAAATGTATGCACTCACAAATTCTTACGAGGTTCTTTTCAGCAGAAGATCTACGCAGATTAAGGCTCAAGATATTGACGTGAAATCTTTAAAAGAAAATGATTTTAAAAAACTACTTTTAAATCATTATTCGTTTTTAAAAAGGCCGGTTTTCCTTGCCGATAAACAAATTTTTATTGGAAACGAAAAACAGAATCTAGAAAACCTGGAAAATTTTTTCGCACCATGA
- a CDS encoding D-2-hydroxyacid dehydrogenase: MKVLANDGLDQSGIDALTEKGFEVLTKKVPQEFLIDYINENKIRTVLVRSATQVRKDLIDACPTLEIIGRGGVGMDNIDVDYARSKNIHVINTPSASSESVAELVFAHLFSGARFLQDSNRKMPLLGDSEFAKLKKSYEKGIELRGKTIGIIGMGRIGQEVARMALGLGMRVVAADSNVGRASIKVKFYNNQFINVDIETEPIEGVLKHADFITLHVPGQKNGYIISAPEFAQMKDGVAIVNCSRGGVIDEEALVSALNSGKVAFAGLDVFMNEPTPSKEILSHPKISLTPHTGASTLEAQDRIGLSLAEQICSILQVH; this comes from the coding sequence ATGAAGGTATTAGCAAACGACGGGTTAGATCAATCCGGGATTGACGCGTTAACAGAAAAAGGTTTTGAAGTGCTCACAAAAAAAGTTCCGCAGGAATTTTTGATCGATTACATCAATGAAAATAAAATTAGAACGGTTTTGGTTCGCAGTGCGACGCAGGTTCGTAAAGACCTGATCGACGCGTGTCCAACCCTCGAAATCATCGGCAGAGGCGGTGTGGGAATGGATAATATTGATGTGGATTATGCACGGTCGAAGAATATTCATGTCATCAACACGCCCTCCGCATCTTCGGAATCTGTGGCCGAACTGGTTTTTGCACACTTGTTTTCGGGAGCGCGGTTTTTGCAGGACTCAAACCGTAAAATGCCTCTCTTAGGCGACTCTGAATTTGCAAAACTGAAAAAATCTTACGAAAAAGGTATCGAACTTCGGGGTAAAACCATCGGCATTATCGGCATGGGAAGAATTGGCCAGGAGGTGGCGCGGATGGCTTTGGGTTTGGGGATGCGCGTTGTGGCGGCCGACAGCAATGTTGGCAGAGCCAGCATCAAAGTGAAGTTTTACAACAATCAGTTCATCAACGTCGATATCGAGACAGAACCGATCGAAGGAGTTTTGAAACATGCAGATTTTATTACGCTTCACGTGCCGGGTCAGAAAAACGGCTACATTATTTCGGCACCGGAATTTGCACAGATGAAAGACGGAGTGGCCATTGTAAACTGCTCGCGTGGCGGTGTGATAGATGAAGAAGCTTTGGTTTCGGCTTTAAATTCGGGCAAAGTGGCTTTCGCCGGGCTGGATGTTTTCATGAACGAACCTACGCCTTCAAAAGAAATTTTAAGCCATCCGAAAATCTCGCTGACGCCGCATACAGGCGCGTCCACGCTCGAAGCACAGGACAGAATCGGACTTTCTCTTGCAGAACAGATTTGCAGTATTTTGCAGGTGCACTAA
- a CDS encoding phosphoheptose isomerase, which yields MELEYKDHLSPMLKGDIKNYLIDIDGTITDDVPNEEPERMVDCVPYPDALETINRWYEQGHIICFFTSRTENLKQITIDWLDKHGFKYHTVLCGKPRGGNYHWIDNHLVKATRYKGKFTDMVEKQVTIEVFKD from the coding sequence ATGGAATTAGAATATAAAGACCATTTAAGTCCCATGCTGAAAGGCGATATTAAGAATTATCTGATTGATATCGACGGCACGATTACCGATGATGTACCCAATGAAGAGCCGGAAAGAATGGTCGATTGTGTGCCGTATCCCGATGCACTCGAAACGATAAACCGGTGGTACGAGCAGGGTCATATTATTTGTTTTTTCACCTCAAGAACCGAAAACCTGAAACAGATTACGATCGACTGGCTCGATAAACACGGCTTTAAATATCACACGGTGCTCTGTGGAAAACCGCGCGGCGGAAATTATCACTGGATCGATAATCACCTCGTAAAAGCCACAAGATACAAAGGTAAATTCACCGACATGGTAGAGAAACAGGTAACTATTGAAGTTTTTAAAGATTAA
- the mscL gene encoding large conductance mechanosensitive channel protein MscL, whose translation MGLVKEFKDFAFKGNVMDLAVAVIIGAAFGKIVTSLVEDVITPLLLNPALKAAGAENIAKLTWNGVAYGNFLSAVISFLCIALVLFWVIKAANRINKPAEVAPAGPTKEEVLLTEIRDLLKTK comes from the coding sequence ATGGGATTAGTAAAGGAATTTAAAGATTTTGCATTCAAAGGAAATGTAATGGATCTCGCCGTTGCGGTGATCATCGGTGCTGCGTTCGGTAAAATTGTAACTTCACTCGTCGAAGATGTGATCACGCCCTTGTTGTTGAACCCCGCCTTGAAAGCTGCGGGTGCAGAAAATATTGCAAAACTAACCTGGAACGGTGTTGCCTACGGAAATTTCCTTTCTGCGGTCATCAGTTTCCTGTGTATTGCCCTGGTTTTATTTTGGGTCATCAAAGCGGCCAACCGCATAAACAAACCGGCAGAAGTTGCTCCGGCAGGACCTACAAAGGAAGAGGTTTTGTTAACAGAGATCAGAGATTTGCTGAAAACTAAATAG
- the yidD gene encoding membrane protein insertion efficiency factor YidD, with amino-acid sequence MFNKIITFPLVVLIKIYQWFISPLLPKNCRYEPTCSHYMVQALKIHGPVKGLWLGAKRIARCHPWGGEGYDPVPPKY; translated from the coding sequence ATGTTCAACAAAATCATCACATTTCCTTTGGTTGTTCTGATAAAAATTTATCAGTGGTTCATCTCGCCTCTGCTCCCGAAAAATTGCCGATATGAACCTACCTGCTCTCATTATATGGTGCAAGCGCTGAAGATTCATGGTCCGGTAAAAGGTTTGTGGCTGGGCGCGAAAAGGATCGCAAGATGCCACCCCTGGGGCGGCGAAGGTTATGATCCGGTGCCACCGAAATATTAA
- a CDS encoding Hsp20/alpha crystallin family protein: MNNLSRRTNFFDDFFTNELLDFKRAGFPETGLTSPSVNVKEDADRFQIMVAAPGIKKENFNINLEKNILTISSENKTENEEVDENGTFTRREFNYNSFSRSFTLPETVESEKIEATYEDGILNVTVPKKEESTQVLKTIEVK, translated from the coding sequence ATGAATAATTTAAGCAGAAGAACGAATTTCTTTGATGATTTCTTTACGAACGAACTGCTGGATTTCAAGCGCGCAGGTTTCCCCGAAACAGGTTTAACGTCGCCTTCAGTGAATGTGAAAGAGGACGCAGATCGTTTCCAGATTATGGTAGCGGCGCCCGGCATTAAAAAAGAAAATTTCAACATCAATTTAGAAAAAAACATTCTCACCATTTCCAGCGAAAACAAAACGGAAAATGAAGAAGTTGACGAAAACGGAACCTTTACGCGAAGAGAATTTAATTATAATTCTTTCAGCCGGTCCTTCACTTTGCCCGAAACGGTGGAATCCGAAAAAATTGAAGCCACATACGAGGACGGTATCTTAAACGTCACCGTGCCGAAAAAAGAAGAAAGCACACAGGTTTTAAAGACCATCGAAGTGAAATAA
- a CDS encoding replication-associated recombination protein A: MRPRNLDEVLGQEHLTGKTGTIRKMLENDTLNSLILWGPPGTGKTTLAEIISEKSGRKFFKLSAVSSGVKDVREVIEDAKKQNLFSGKSPILFIDEIHRFNKSQQDSLLHAVEKGWIVLIGATTENPSFEVVSALLSRSQVYVLKSLSFKKLEELAEITLKNYNEAEQTQFKIKDKQAFIQYSGGDARKLINSIEIVLNQFKNSDKKEIENQDVLDVLQETMALYDKNGEQHYDIISAFIKSMRGSDPNGAVYWLARMLVGGEDIKFIARRMLILASEDIGLANPNALIMANNCFQAINIIGNPEARIILSETAVYLAVSPKSNSTYMAINEAMSFVKKTGNLPVPLHLRNAPTKLMKDLDYGKDYGYAHSHAGNFVDLEFLPDEIKGTRFYEPGKNTTENKIAEELKKKWKGKY, from the coding sequence ATGCGACCCCGAAATCTCGATGAGGTTCTCGGCCAGGAACACTTAACGGGCAAAACCGGTACTATCCGGAAGATGCTGGAGAACGACACCTTAAATTCTCTCATTCTGTGGGGACCGCCCGGAACGGGAAAAACGACGTTGGCGGAAATTATTTCGGAGAAATCCGGACGGAAATTTTTTAAACTTTCTGCCGTTTCGAGTGGGGTGAAAGACGTGCGCGAAGTGATTGAAGATGCCAAAAAGCAAAATCTTTTTTCCGGAAAATCACCCATTTTATTTATCGACGAAATTCACCGTTTCAACAAATCGCAGCAGGATTCCTTGCTTCACGCCGTAGAAAAAGGCTGGATCGTGCTGATTGGTGCGACGACGGAAAACCCCAGCTTCGAGGTCGTTTCGGCTCTTTTATCGCGGAGTCAGGTTTATGTTTTGAAATCATTGAGCTTCAAAAAACTGGAAGAACTGGCTGAAATAACGTTAAAGAATTACAATGAAGCGGAACAAACGCAATTTAAGATTAAAGACAAACAGGCGTTCATTCAATATTCCGGTGGCGACGCGAGAAAGCTCATCAATTCTATAGAAATTGTTTTAAATCAGTTCAAAAATTCCGATAAAAAAGAAATTGAGAATCAAGATGTGCTCGATGTTCTGCAGGAAACGATGGCGCTATACGATAAAAACGGGGAGCAGCATTACGATATTATTTCCGCGTTCATCAAATCGATGCGGGGTTCGGATCCGAACGGTGCCGTTTATTGGCTTGCGCGAATGTTGGTTGGTGGCGAAGACATTAAGTTCATAGCGAGACGCATGCTGATCCTGGCTTCAGAAGATATTGGGCTGGCCAACCCGAACGCGCTGATCATGGCGAACAACTGTTTCCAGGCAATCAACATCATCGGAAATCCAGAAGCGCGCATTATTTTGAGTGAGACAGCGGTTTATCTGGCGGTTTCGCCGAAAAGCAATTCCACGTATATGGCGATCAATGAAGCGATGTCTTTTGTGAAAAAAACCGGAAATCTGCCCGTTCCGCTGCACCTGAGAAATGCGCCCACGAAATTAATGAAGGATTTGGATTACGGCAAAGATTACGGCTATGCGCATTCGCACGCGGGAAATTTCGTCGATCTGGAATTTTTACCCGACGAAATTAAAGGAACAAGATTTTACGAGCCCGGAAAAAACACCACCGAAAATAAAATTGCGGAGGAACTGAAGAAAAAGTGGAAAGGGAAATATTAA
- a CDS encoding NAD(P)H-hydrate dehydratase — MKIFSAAQISRCDDFTITHEPVTSLNLMERAAKASVAWISEQYRDAGTFYIFCGNGNNGGDGFAIARLLYENGFNVNVFSEDQNAKMSGQTEVNFKKVKALAEIVCRDFRDIKNSQVKENSVIIDALFGTGLNRKVEGVYAEIIQVLNEIAIPKIAIDIPSGLFADKMAAENAVIFKADDTLSFQFWKISFLHPETGKYCGNVHILDIGLSRDFIKNEPSDDFVIDETLIPKIYRPRNDFSHKGNFGKTTIVAGSFGKTGAAVLATKAALRTGSGITVTRAPRCGYEILQTTCSEAMFLPGGDDFVAEIFLEDDFVAGIGPGLGTGEKTKKALLRFLKDYSRPLVLDADALNMLAENTENIKLIPKNSIITPHPKEFERLFGKTADSFERLELGRKKAAELQIFIVLKDHHTQVITPANEVYYNLTGNSGMAKGGSGDVLLGIITSLLAQNYSPKNAAIFGVWLHGKSGDFAAEKYSKEAMLPGDLIGELGNVFKILA, encoded by the coding sequence ATGAAAATATTTTCCGCGGCGCAGATCAGTAGGTGTGATGATTTTACGATCACGCACGAACCAGTTACTTCTTTAAATCTCATGGAGCGCGCGGCAAAAGCCAGTGTCGCATGGATTTCCGAGCAATACCGCGACGCAGGGACTTTCTATATTTTTTGTGGCAACGGAAATAATGGCGGCGATGGTTTTGCGATAGCGCGTCTGCTTTATGAAAATGGATTTAACGTCAATGTTTTTTCGGAGGATCAAAACGCAAAGATGTCCGGGCAGACCGAAGTTAATTTTAAAAAAGTAAAAGCCCTTGCCGAGATTGTTTGTCGGGATTTTAGAGATATTAAAAACAGTCAGGTCAAAGAAAATTCAGTCATCATCGATGCACTTTTCGGTACGGGGCTCAACCGAAAAGTTGAAGGTGTTTACGCAGAAATTATTCAGGTTTTAAATGAAATTGCTATCCCGAAGATTGCCATCGATATTCCTTCCGGCTTGTTTGCCGATAAAATGGCGGCGGAAAATGCGGTTATCTTTAAAGCCGATGACACCTTAAGTTTTCAGTTCTGGAAGATATCGTTCCTGCATCCCGAAACCGGCAAATACTGTGGTAATGTTCATATTTTAGATATAGGATTGAGTCGCGATTTTATCAAAAATGAACCTTCGGATGATTTTGTGATTGATGAAACCTTAATCCCTAAAATCTATAGACCTCGAAATGATTTTTCCCACAAGGGGAACTTCGGGAAAACCACAATCGTGGCCGGTAGTTTCGGAAAAACGGGTGCCGCGGTCTTAGCCACAAAAGCTGCCTTACGAACAGGAAGCGGAATTACGGTGACGCGTGCGCCAAGATGTGGCTATGAGATTTTACAAACGACTTGCTCCGAAGCCATGTTTCTCCCGGGTGGTGATGATTTTGTCGCGGAAATTTTCCTCGAAGATGATTTCGTGGCGGGAATCGGTCCGGGTTTGGGCACCGGGGAGAAAACGAAAAAAGCACTTTTAAGATTTTTGAAAGATTATTCCAGACCACTGGTTTTGGATGCTGATGCTTTAAACATGCTGGCGGAAAACACGGAAAACATAAAATTGATTCCGAAAAACTCCATCATCACGCCGCATCCGAAAGAATTTGAACGGCTTTTCGGTAAAACTGCAGATTCATTTGAACGCCTGGAATTAGGTCGAAAAAAAGCGGCTGAACTCCAGATTTTTATTGTTTTAAAAGATCATCACACGCAGGTCATCACGCCCGCGAACGAGGTTTATTATAATCTCACCGGAAATTCCGGTATGGCAAAAGGCGGAAGCGGCGATGTGCTTTTGGGTATCATTACATCGCTTCTAGCGCAAAATTATTCTCCCAAAAATGCTGCGATATTCGGCGTTTGGCTCCACGGGAAATCAGGCGATTTTGCCGCCGAAAAATATTCCAAAGAAGCCATGTTGCCGGGTGATCTGATCGGTGAACTCGGAAATGTTTTCAAAATTTTAGCATAA